A DNA window from Thermosynechococcaceae cyanobacterium Okahandja contains the following coding sequences:
- a CDS encoding right-handed parallel beta-helix repeat-containing protein codes for MLVGLMAMLVPMVSTATAPVRLEVNPHHAAATDRQGQTVSHPFQTIRAALAWAEQHGDRPIEIYIHNGIYREALGTLENYRRPLRLLAETRDRVILRGSRQWLDWEWLRQQDTLQYYRHPWPHRWGTAGNPWTSYGIELPSLAQRGEMVWLAERPLRQRLALDDLKGHDFYVDEAEGLIYVALPEGVDPADLEVSVHREALRLRNSAHIALEGLRFEHYGGAFSQALRLEGSEAIQVRHCTFWGNNWGGLEMHNNSRVQIRHSRFLDNGWRGIAAVNLRDLVVEDVLVQGNNWRGAWVGFYDWDAGEKYFHLRQATFERYRAIANQAAGLWLDTDNQGVHIRHAQLIGNAVVGLFIEAGTGPVTVENSVIAYNYTVAPNYLQTPGVFGWAAANVTLRHNWILENAGPQIGVRDPQPRTITPPDTGRTLTVISKDWRLEHNYIGAHDQLLLTTLQGQPFLESLMLGHNQWWSDRPQPFLLDGTSLSWQAWQEHYGHPSDRLRSLPESVTP; via the coding sequence ATGCTTGTGGGATTGATGGCCATGCTGGTGCCTATGGTCAGTACGGCCACAGCGCCCGTGCGCCTAGAGGTGAATCCTCACCATGCCGCGGCCACCGATCGCCAGGGGCAAACCGTCAGCCACCCCTTTCAGACCATTCGGGCGGCTCTTGCGTGGGCTGAGCAGCACGGCGATCGCCCCATTGAGATTTATATTCACAACGGCATCTACCGCGAAGCCCTCGGTACCCTTGAGAACTACCGCCGTCCGCTGCGGCTTCTGGCCGAGACCCGCGATCGCGTCATTCTGCGGGGCAGTCGCCAATGGCTCGACTGGGAGTGGCTTCGCCAGCAGGACACCCTCCAGTATTATCGCCATCCATGGCCCCATCGCTGGGGGACAGCCGGCAACCCTTGGACGAGCTACGGCATTGAGTTACCTAGTCTGGCTCAGCGGGGCGAGATGGTGTGGTTGGCCGAGCGACCCCTGCGGCAACGACTGGCGCTTGATGACCTCAAGGGGCATGATTTTTATGTGGATGAGGCAGAGGGACTGATATACGTGGCGCTGCCCGAGGGGGTTGACCCCGCCGATCTAGAGGTGAGCGTGCATCGGGAAGCCCTGCGGTTGCGCAACAGCGCCCATATCGCCCTTGAGGGATTGCGCTTTGAGCATTACGGGGGTGCCTTCAGCCAAGCGCTGCGGCTTGAGGGGAGTGAAGCCATTCAGGTGCGCCACTGCACGTTTTGGGGCAATAACTGGGGTGGCCTCGAAATGCACAATAACAGTCGCGTTCAAATTCGGCACAGCCGTTTTTTAGACAACGGCTGGCGGGGCATAGCCGCTGTGAATCTGCGGGATTTGGTGGTTGAGGACGTGCTGGTGCAGGGCAATAACTGGCGGGGGGCTTGGGTGGGCTTTTACGACTGGGATGCCGGGGAAAAGTATTTTCATCTGCGGCAAGCCACGTTTGAGCGCTACCGGGCGATCGCCAACCAAGCGGCGGGGTTATGGCTCGATACCGATAACCAAGGGGTGCACATTCGTCATGCTCAACTCATCGGCAATGCGGTCGTTGGGCTATTCATTGAGGCTGGCACGGGACCGGTAACCGTTGAGAACTCAGTGATTGCCTACAACTACACCGTGGCTCCCAACTATTTGCAAACCCCCGGTGTCTTTGGCTGGGCGGCAGCAAATGTTACCTTACGCCATAACTGGATTCTGGAAAATGCGGGGCCGCAAATTGGCGTGCGGGATCCCCAGCCGCGCACGATCACGCCACCAGACACCGGGCGCACCCTCACCGTGATCTCGAAGGATTGGCGACTGGAGCACAACTACATTGGTGCCCACGATCAACTGCTACTGACCACGCTGCAAGGACAACCCTTCCTTGAGAGCCTGATGCTAGGGCACAATCAGTGGTGGAGCGATCGCCCCCAGCCGTTTCTGCTTGATGGCACCTCCTTGAGTTGGCAGGCATGGCAAGAGCATTACGGTCACCCTAGCGATCGCCTGCGTAGTTTGCCAGAAAGCGTAACCCCATGA
- a CDS encoding SDR family NAD(P)-dependent oxidoreductase, with amino-acid sequence MINEQCVLITGASSGIGAACAEVFAAAGAQLILWARRQERLEALAEQLRQQWQSSVLTQVVDVRDRPQILAALEALPAAMANVQILINNAGLSRGLEPFAEAEISDWEEMIDTNVNYPTPTAKRYGAGFQQP; translated from the coding sequence ATGATCAACGAACAATGCGTCTTGATAACGGGAGCCAGCAGTGGCATTGGTGCGGCCTGTGCCGAGGTGTTTGCCGCCGCAGGCGCACAGCTGATTCTCTGGGCACGGCGGCAGGAGCGCCTAGAGGCCCTCGCGGAACAGCTACGGCAGCAGTGGCAGAGTAGCGTCTTGACCCAAGTGGTGGATGTGCGCGATCGCCCTCAGATTCTTGCTGCCTTGGAAGCCTTACCAGCGGCGATGGCCAACGTTCAGATTCTCATCAACAATGCCGGGCTCAGCCGTGGCCTTGAACCCTTTGCGGAGGCGGAGATTAGCGATTGGGAAGAAATGATTGATACCAACGTAAACTACCCGACTCCGACCGCTAAGCGGTACGGAGCGGGCTTTCAGCAGCCCTGA
- a CDS encoding transposase translates to MNQVLTISCKLKVSESQAAKLDATVDAFAKALNWVNQNTPQKIVNAVKLQSLCYHEIRARFGLSSNLAQQVCRRVAGSRKVAKQKQRPVKAFKTGFVTYDARIFSFRERDWTVSLTTVDGRERFELAIGNYQRGMLKGSAPKSATLVKRQDGSYYIQICVASELPTPQDSDKVLGVDLGRTDIAHTSEGQHWDGQDVTKVRDHFANLRAALQHKASQGTRSSRRRCRQLLQRLSGREHRFQAWVNHNVSKRIVETARSLSASIAIEDLTGIRERTNQQPRSKTERRRSNSWAFHQLRLFVEYKALGAGVKVYAVNPRYTSQMCHRCLHIHPDPNKSYRNGKRFACGHCGWQGDADFNGAKNIAALGALVNRPGGSGAMSCSLQDVVLRAAESPLRTA, encoded by the coding sequence ATGAATCAAGTCCTGACTATCTCCTGCAAGCTCAAGGTATCCGAGTCGCAAGCCGCAAAACTGGACGCGACAGTGGATGCATTTGCAAAAGCGTTGAACTGGGTAAACCAGAATACGCCACAGAAGATAGTCAATGCGGTCAAGCTGCAATCCCTTTGCTATCACGAGATTCGCGCTCGGTTTGGCTTGTCGAGTAATTTGGCTCAGCAAGTTTGCCGTCGAGTTGCTGGGTCTCGTAAGGTGGCTAAGCAAAAACAACGCCCAGTCAAAGCATTCAAAACTGGTTTTGTTACCTACGACGCTCGCATCTTCTCCTTTCGTGAGCGGGACTGGACGGTCTCGCTCACTACCGTGGATGGTCGTGAGCGGTTTGAACTGGCAATTGGTAACTACCAAAGAGGGATGCTAAAGGGATCTGCCCCTAAGTCTGCAACGCTGGTCAAGCGGCAAGACGGCTCCTACTACATCCAGATTTGCGTGGCGTCGGAACTGCCAACCCCGCAGGATAGCGATAAGGTTTTGGGGGTGGACTTAGGACGTACAGACATTGCACACACGTCGGAGGGACAACACTGGGATGGGCAAGACGTAACCAAGGTTCGAGACCACTTTGCCAACTTGAGAGCCGCGCTCCAGCACAAGGCCAGTCAGGGCACACGCAGTTCGAGACGGAGATGCCGTCAACTGCTGCAACGGCTGTCTGGTCGCGAGCATCGGTTCCAAGCATGGGTCAACCACAATGTTTCTAAACGCATCGTTGAAACCGCTAGGTCTCTTTCTGCCAGCATTGCCATTGAAGATTTGACGGGCATTCGAGAGCGTACCAACCAGCAGCCTCGCAGCAAAACGGAACGCAGACGCAGTAATAGTTGGGCGTTCCACCAGTTGAGGTTGTTTGTGGAGTACAAAGCTTTGGGAGCTGGGGTGAAGGTTTATGCCGTTAACCCCAGATACACGTCTCAAATGTGTCATCGATGCCTGCATATTCATCCCGACCCCAACAAGTCCTATCGGAACGGCAAGCGATTTGCGTGCGGGCACTGTGGTTGGCAGGGTGATGCTGATTTTAACGGTGCAAAGAATATCGCTGCATTGGGGGCGCTTGTAAACCGCCCTGGAGGTTCGGGAGCAATGTCTTGTTCGTTGCAGGATGTTGTTCTCAGGGCTGCTGAAAGCCCGCTCCGTACCGCTTAG
- a CDS encoding SDR family NAD(P)-dependent oxidoreductase has protein sequence MKGLLYVSRAILPQMIAQQQGHIINIGSIAGHQVYPGGHVYCATKAAVQALSQGLRLDLLGTPIRVTEIDPGLVETEFSEVRFHGDRPRAAAVYRDLTPLTARDVAEVVLFAATRPAHVNLNQIVLMPVDQASTTAIYRHSH, from the coding sequence CTGAAGGGGCTACTCTACGTCAGCCGCGCCATCTTGCCCCAGATGATTGCCCAACAGCAGGGCCATATCATCAACATTGGCTCCATTGCCGGTCACCAAGTCTATCCGGGCGGCCACGTGTATTGCGCCACCAAGGCAGCGGTTCAAGCCCTCAGTCAAGGGCTACGGCTGGATTTGCTGGGCACCCCCATCCGCGTCACCGAAATTGATCCCGGCCTAGTGGAAACCGAATTTAGTGAGGTGCGCTTCCATGGCGATCGCCCTCGGGCAGCCGCCGTCTATCGGGATCTGACCCCCCTCACAGCGCGGGATGTGGCGGAAGTGGTGCTCTTTGCCGCGACGCGACCGGCCCATGTCAACCTCAACCAAATTGTCCTAATGCCAGTGGATCAAGCCAGTACAACCGCCATTTATCGGCACAGCCACTGA
- a CDS encoding AMP-binding protein: MTRLIHQFDSSSIVPLRPDWLWCWQAGRWRCAVDLLQRQLEQRQTWLLQRRPPLLILAETEPLDFLSGLLAALGTGTPLLLANPQWQAHEWQQVAVLVPREYHGWGAVPPLAAQGSPDPLRAGLILIPTGGSQGRLRWAMHTPATLYAAVQGLQQHVQQGALHCLSILPLYHVSGLMPVLRSLWTGGQLYLARHLRDLEGAAAPPNLDLWLSLVPRQLQQVGDTPIPWLSQLAGIFMGGGPTWPALLDRAAAQQLPLCLSYGMTETAGMVCAQRAGDFLGGDRSCGQPLPHAHVQVRAAGQVVVQAGSLAQGYYPDLFPTPVLCTDDRGEWRGDRLYIWGRSSRKIISGGENIYPEELEALLLSSGWVKDIYIYGEPHPTWGEQVVAAYVPLGEVGPEQLAAWLRQQCSAYKCPKRWVPCSALPRTPHGKIQLSALLADRLQP, from the coding sequence GTGACCCGTTTGATTCATCAATTTGATTCATCAAGTATTGTACCGCTGCGGCCTGATTGGCTGTGGTGTTGGCAGGCAGGAAGATGGCGCTGTGCCGTGGATCTCCTACAACGGCAACTTGAGCAGCGGCAAACGTGGCTATTGCAGCGCCGCCCACCCCTATTGATCTTGGCGGAAACCGAGCCTCTGGACTTTCTCAGTGGCCTCTTGGCGGCATTGGGTACGGGCACACCGCTATTACTGGCCAATCCCCAGTGGCAGGCGCACGAATGGCAGCAGGTGGCCGTTCTTGTACCGCGGGAGTATCACGGCTGGGGAGCCGTCCCCCCGTTGGCGGCGCAGGGCAGCCCAGATCCCCTAAGGGCAGGCCTGATCTTAATTCCCACCGGCGGTAGCCAAGGCCGACTCCGCTGGGCGATGCACACCCCCGCCACCCTCTATGCCGCAGTGCAGGGATTGCAGCAGCATGTGCAGCAAGGAGCACTCCACTGCCTTAGTATTCTGCCGCTCTACCACGTCAGTGGCCTCATGCCAGTGTTGCGTTCTCTGTGGACAGGGGGACAACTCTACCTCGCCCGCCATTTACGCGACCTAGAAGGTGCGGCTGCGCCTCCCAACCTTGACCTGTGGCTGTCTCTGGTGCCGCGCCAGTTGCAGCAGGTGGGTGACACGCCCATTCCTTGGTTGTCGCAATTGGCCGGTATTTTTATGGGTGGTGGGCCAACGTGGCCAGCGCTTTTAGATAGGGCGGCGGCGCAGCAGTTACCCTTGTGCCTTAGCTATGGGATGACGGAAACGGCGGGGATGGTCTGTGCCCAGAGAGCGGGGGACTTCTTGGGGGGCGATCGCTCCTGTGGTCAGCCATTACCCCACGCCCACGTGCAGGTTCGTGCCGCCGGTCAGGTGGTGGTGCAGGCCGGTTCCTTGGCGCAGGGCTACTATCCAGATTTGTTTCCCACGCCAGTGTTGTGTACCGACGATCGGGGGGAGTGGCGGGGCGATCGCCTCTACATCTGGGGGCGATCCAGCCGCAAAATTATTAGTGGCGGTGAAAATATCTACCCAGAAGAATTAGAGGCGTTACTCCTCAGTAGCGGCTGGGTGAAGGATATTTACATTTACGGTGAACCCCATCCCACTTGGGGCGAGCAGGTGGTGGCCGCCTATGTGCCCCTAGGGGAAGTTGGCCCCGAACAATTGGCGGCATGGTTACGGCAGCAGTGCAGTGCCTACAAATGTCCAAAACGCTGGGTGCCCTGCTCGGCGTTGCCCCGCACCCCCCACGGCAAAATCCAACTCTCGGCGTTACTGGCGGATCGGCTGCAACCCTAG
- the rsfS gene encoding ribosome silencing factor, with amino-acid sequence MAAIADPSLKLAWTAAYAADDRKGVDICLLDVTGVSYLTDYFVIVTGLSKTQVRAIYQAVEEAAQTHCQRQPQHTEGQGDCSWVLMDYGDVIVHIQLPKERQYYNLEAFWGHARRIPFEPLVTR; translated from the coding sequence GTGGCCGCGATCGCCGACCCTAGCCTCAAACTAGCGTGGACAGCCGCCTACGCGGCGGACGATCGCAAGGGGGTGGATATTTGCCTGTTAGATGTCACCGGGGTGTCGTACCTCACCGACTATTTTGTCATTGTGACGGGGCTATCTAAAACCCAAGTGCGCGCCATCTATCAAGCGGTTGAGGAGGCGGCTCAGACCCACTGCCAGCGCCAGCCACAGCATACGGAAGGCCAAGGGGATTGTTCGTGGGTACTGATGGACTACGGCGATGTCATTGTGCATATTCAGCTTCCCAAGGAACGCCAGTACTACAACCTAGAAGCCTTTTGGGGACATGCGCGGCGCATTCCCTTTGAGCCGTTGGTGACCCGCTAG
- a CDS encoding 50S ribosome-binding GTPase, with amino-acid sequence MPYLPWWKWVLLTLPLGAIALWVLTAAFIQIHAWGLSWLWAVVVVVLLLWRWGVAHWLVAANPESEAMSGWQGGDRSPQDQQALQILHDTLSRSRQDVPPWEDWPLFWQRAYTLVNEIAKVYYPNTQRPLLQIYVPQAYRLLRDTVEDVDRWLQTLNPVLSRVTIGQAVRAYELSQQWAPAARWGFRAWQLAQWLLNPSVALTNAVTQEQQQKANQALIANLGFTLREQVLKALGLRAIALYSGSITLPELPTPTTDTGTLQEILEQTLPLTRSDVEPVNVFLVGRTGAGKSSLINSLFAAPTTAVSPLPNTAEIQQYRWQEDLILWDTPGYADIRGDDMPSQLRQVLGRTDVVLLLTPALDPALAPDITALDIIRQQVADLPIVVALTHVDRLRPLREWSPPYDWQQGNRPKEVSIREAVTYRRQQFAPFTTHVVPIVNAGPERPAWGLLNLSNLLVALVNPAKQVRMARWLSDRHARLEAASRLINTYRDRITTSQGVADLLKRPVLQFLSTWLTGSPAAAWLLAEKLPLEQLPVILCKLQLAYELYTLLQTAGDRLEVPSHAFDLGGIAPLVLHARTPLEQDTWATGHTLVEYWSQATPSLSLMSRYDHYWQRFAASSPLPSQK; translated from the coding sequence ATGCCGTATCTGCCATGGTGGAAGTGGGTTCTGCTGACCCTCCCCTTAGGGGCGATCGCCCTATGGGTGCTAACGGCGGCCTTCATCCAAATTCATGCTTGGGGACTCAGTTGGTTGTGGGCGGTGGTGGTCGTCGTTCTCCTCCTCTGGCGCTGGGGAGTGGCCCATTGGCTGGTGGCGGCCAACCCCGAATCCGAGGCCATGTCCGGATGGCAGGGGGGCGATCGCAGCCCTCAGGATCAGCAGGCGCTGCAAATTCTCCACGACACCCTCAGCCGGAGCCGCCAAGATGTACCGCCCTGGGAGGATTGGCCCCTCTTTTGGCAGCGTGCTTACACGTTGGTGAATGAGATTGCGAAGGTTTATTACCCCAATACCCAGCGCCCATTGCTGCAGATTTATGTGCCCCAAGCCTACCGCCTGCTGCGGGACACGGTCGAGGATGTGGATCGCTGGCTGCAAACCCTCAACCCGGTACTATCGCGGGTGACCATTGGTCAAGCCGTGCGCGCCTACGAACTCTCGCAGCAATGGGCACCCGCTGCCCGCTGGGGGTTTCGGGCATGGCAACTCGCCCAGTGGCTGTTGAACCCCAGTGTGGCACTCACGAACGCCGTTACCCAAGAGCAACAGCAAAAGGCCAACCAAGCTCTAATTGCCAACCTCGGCTTCACGCTGCGGGAGCAGGTGCTCAAAGCCCTAGGACTGCGGGCGATCGCCCTCTACAGCGGCAGCATTACCCTGCCGGAACTGCCCACCCCCACCACCGATACCGGCACACTGCAAGAGATTCTTGAGCAAACGCTCCCCCTCACCCGTTCCGACGTAGAGCCGGTGAATGTCTTTTTGGTGGGGCGCACCGGAGCGGGCAAAAGTAGCCTGATCAATAGCTTGTTTGCCGCCCCGACGACGGCGGTTTCGCCTCTACCCAACACCGCAGAAATTCAACAATACCGTTGGCAAGAGGATCTGATTTTGTGGGATACACCCGGCTATGCCGATATTCGCGGTGACGATATGCCATCTCAACTGCGGCAGGTGTTGGGGCGGACGGATGTGGTGCTGCTGCTCACCCCCGCCCTTGATCCGGCACTAGCCCCAGATATCACTGCCCTAGACATTATTCGCCAGCAGGTGGCCGACCTACCGATTGTGGTGGCACTCACCCACGTTGATCGGCTGCGCCCCTTGCGGGAGTGGTCGCCGCCCTACGATTGGCAGCAGGGAAACCGCCCCAAGGAGGTGAGTATTCGCGAGGCCGTAACCTATCGCCGTCAGCAATTTGCCCCCTTTACCACCCATGTGGTTCCTATCGTGAATGCGGGGCCTGAGCGTCCGGCCTGGGGGCTGCTGAACTTGAGTAACCTCCTTGTCGCACTGGTGAATCCGGCGAAACAGGTGCGGATGGCGCGCTGGCTCAGCGATCGCCACGCCCGCCTAGAAGCGGCATCGCGCCTGATCAATACCTACCGTGACCGGATCACCACCAGCCAAGGGGTGGCAGATTTACTGAAACGGCCGGTGCTGCAATTTCTCTCCACATGGCTGACCGGCTCCCCCGCCGCCGCATGGCTCTTGGCGGAAAAATTACCCCTAGAACAGTTGCCGGTGATTCTGTGTAAGCTGCAACTGGCCTACGAACTCTATACCCTGCTGCAAACGGCAGGCGATCGCCTCGAGGTGCCGTCCCATGCCTTTGATCTCGGTGGGATTGCCCCCCTCGTGCTACACGCTCGCACCCCCCTTGAGCAGGATACTTGGGCCACCGGACATACCCTTGTGGAGTACTGGAGTCAGGCAACCCCCTCGCTATCGCTGATGAGTCGCTACGACCACTACTGGCAACGGTTTGCCGCCTCGTCGCCACTGCCTTCGCAAAAATAA
- a CDS encoding cation-translocating P-type ATPase, translating to MEQSDVSSSPLWHHLSVDATLARLGSDRHQGLSHATVQQRQAQYGPNELIESGRRPKWQILLDQFRNVMLIMLIVVAFISGVLDILEAIAEQTIPFPKDAIAILVVVILNAILGYVQETRAEEALAALKSMAAPKVRVLRQGKITEIDSPELVVGDIFFLEAGAKVAADGRLLEAVNLQIREAALTGEAEAATKKAELVLPEDTELGDRDNLVFAGTEVSQGRGMAVVTAIGMDTELGKIAAALQAVEPEPTPLQKRMTELGNRLVWIALVLVVLVVVGGSLYDVSLLAHLIEVSLSMAVAVVPEGLPAVITVTLALGTQRMVKRHALIRRLPAVETLGSVTTICSDKTGTLTQNKMVVQAIATPSYRANVSGTGYDPSGAFYEANTDAADALYERQLLLLAGALCNDALLKQHATEWVILGDPTEGSLLPLAYKGGLDPNALQQHAERVVEFPFDADRKRMSVVYRTASVPHLPTAAPYWMATKGSPELTLERCQWQQVGQAIEPLTPERRQQILSTNNDLAVRGLRVLGIAYRYWAEPPAAGSSNTAEQDLVWLGLVGILDPPRPEVLEAVATCRTAGIRPIMITGDHQLTAKAIASQIGICHHGDRALTGRDIEKLTPEALDAATLEVNVYARVSPEHKLRIVKSLQHHGEIVAMTGDGVNDAPALKQADIGVAMGITGTDVTKEASDMVLLDDNFATIVAATEEGRIIYSNIRRFIKYILGSNIGEVITIASSPLLGLGGVPLTPLQILWMNLVTDGLPALALAVEPGDPDVMKRPPIAPNESIFGRGLGSYMVRVGLILAMVSIALMVWAYGYTNTHVVEGLDPHRWTTMVFTTLCLAQMGHALAVRSTSRLTLEIDPCSNPYIWASVILTTFLQLLLIYAPPLRRFFGTYLLSGTELAVCIGFSSLVFVWVELEKLMLRLLTKRPSLEL from the coding sequence ATGGAACAATCTGACGTGAGTTCTTCTCCCCTCTGGCACCACTTGAGCGTCGATGCCACCCTTGCACGCTTGGGGAGCGATCGCCACCAGGGACTAAGCCACGCAACAGTTCAACAGCGACAAGCGCAGTACGGCCCCAACGAACTCATTGAAAGCGGCCGGCGGCCAAAGTGGCAAATTTTGCTGGATCAGTTTCGCAATGTGATGCTGATCATGCTCATTGTTGTCGCCTTTATTTCTGGGGTATTGGATATTCTCGAAGCGATCGCAGAGCAGACGATTCCCTTTCCCAAGGATGCGATCGCCATTTTGGTGGTGGTGATCCTCAACGCCATCTTGGGCTACGTCCAAGAAACCCGCGCCGAAGAGGCGCTGGCGGCCCTCAAAAGTATGGCCGCCCCCAAAGTGCGGGTCTTGCGGCAGGGCAAAATTACCGAGATTGACTCGCCAGAACTGGTGGTGGGAGACATTTTTTTCCTTGAGGCAGGGGCGAAGGTGGCCGCTGATGGTCGGCTCCTTGAGGCGGTGAATCTGCAAATTCGGGAGGCAGCGCTCACGGGCGAAGCGGAAGCCGCCACAAAAAAAGCGGAACTGGTACTGCCGGAAGATACGGAACTCGGCGATCGCGACAACTTGGTGTTTGCCGGTACCGAAGTCAGCCAAGGGCGAGGCATGGCAGTCGTCACGGCCATTGGCATGGACACGGAACTGGGGAAAATTGCCGCCGCCCTCCAAGCAGTCGAGCCGGAACCCACCCCGCTGCAAAAACGCATGACCGAACTGGGGAATCGCCTCGTCTGGATTGCCTTGGTGCTGGTGGTGCTGGTGGTGGTGGGGGGTAGCCTCTACGATGTCTCCCTGTTGGCGCACCTTATCGAAGTCTCCCTGAGTATGGCGGTGGCGGTGGTGCCCGAGGGGTTACCCGCCGTAATTACCGTGACCCTTGCTTTGGGCACCCAGCGCATGGTGAAGCGCCATGCCCTGATTCGTCGCCTACCCGCAGTGGAAACCCTAGGGAGTGTGACCACCATCTGCTCCGATAAAACCGGTACCCTCACCCAGAACAAAATGGTGGTACAGGCGATCGCCACCCCCTCTTACCGTGCCAACGTCAGTGGCACTGGCTACGACCCCAGCGGTGCGTTTTACGAGGCCAATACCGATGCTGCCGATGCCCTTTACGAGCGGCAACTGCTACTGCTGGCGGGTGCGCTTTGTAATGATGCCCTACTCAAGCAGCACGCCACCGAGTGGGTCATTTTAGGGGATCCCACTGAAGGGTCGCTGTTACCCTTAGCCTACAAAGGCGGGCTAGACCCCAATGCCCTGCAACAGCACGCCGAGCGGGTGGTGGAATTTCCCTTTGATGCCGATCGCAAGCGGATGAGTGTTGTTTACCGCACGGCCTCGGTACCCCACCTACCCACCGCTGCCCCCTATTGGATGGCCACCAAAGGGTCGCCGGAGCTAACCCTAGAGCGCTGCCAATGGCAACAGGTGGGACAGGCGATTGAACCCCTCACCCCTGAGCGGCGGCAGCAGATTTTGAGCACAAACAACGACCTAGCGGTCCGAGGGTTACGGGTATTAGGTATTGCCTACCGCTATTGGGCAGAGCCACCAGCGGCGGGCAGCAGTAACACTGCTGAACAGGACTTGGTCTGGCTGGGGCTTGTGGGTATCCTCGACCCACCCCGTCCCGAAGTGCTAGAGGCCGTTGCCACCTGTCGCACGGCTGGGATTCGCCCGATTATGATCACAGGCGATCATCAATTGACCGCCAAAGCCATTGCCAGCCAAATTGGCATCTGTCACCATGGCGATCGCGCCCTCACCGGTCGAGATATTGAAAAGTTAACACCCGAGGCACTCGATGCCGCTACCCTCGAGGTGAACGTCTATGCGCGGGTCTCCCCCGAGCACAAGTTGCGGATTGTTAAATCCCTACAGCACCACGGCGAGATTGTGGCGATGACGGGGGATGGGGTCAACGATGCCCCGGCCCTCAAGCAGGCGGATATTGGGGTGGCCATGGGCATTACGGGCACCGATGTAACCAAAGAGGCCAGCGATATGGTGCTTTTGGACGATAACTTTGCCACCATTGTCGCCGCTACAGAAGAGGGACGGATTATCTACAGCAACATCCGCCGCTTCATTAAGTACATTCTTGGCTCTAATATCGGCGAGGTGATTACCATTGCCTCCTCGCCCCTGTTAGGGTTAGGGGGCGTTCCCTTGACCCCCCTACAAATTCTTTGGATGAACCTTGTGACCGACGGTTTGCCCGCCCTTGCCTTGGCGGTGGAACCGGGTGACCCGGATGTTATGAAGCGGCCACCCATTGCCCCCAACGAAAGTATTTTTGGCCGTGGTTTAGGCTCCTACATGGTGCGGGTGGGACTCATTCTGGCCATGGTCAGTATTGCCCTGATGGTCTGGGCCTACGGCTACACCAATACCCATGTTGTGGAGGGGTTAGATCCTCACCGCTGGACGACGATGGTCTTTACCACCCTCTGTTTAGCCCAGATGGGTCATGCGCTGGCGGTGCGCTCCACCAGCCGTCTCACTTTAGAAATCGATCCGTGCTCAAACCCCTACATTTGGGCGTCCGTGATCTTGACCACATTTTTGCAACTGCTGCTGATCTATGCGCCGCCCCTGCGCCGCTTCTTTGGTACGTACCTGCTATCCGGCACCGAATTAGCGGTGTGTATTGGCTTTAGCTCCCTTGTGTTTGTCTGGGTCGAGCTAGAAAAATTAATGCTACGGCTCTTGACGAAACGTCCCTCCCTTGAGTTGTAA
- a CDS encoding resolvase gives MDDLAPTLLGFDPGRDKCGLALARANKIWRHEVVPSDRALALVQQWHCIYGINHVIIGNQTTSTHWRQQLQTHLPAAVTIHPVDERNSTLVARDRYWQIFPPQGWQRLIPQGLRLPPRPIDDIVAIVLLERYCGHRLTLQEAYGG, from the coding sequence GTGGATGATCTAGCGCCCACCCTATTGGGGTTTGATCCGGGCCGGGACAAGTGTGGTCTAGCTTTGGCACGAGCCAACAAAATTTGGCGACATGAGGTTGTGCCCAGCGATCGCGCCTTGGCGCTTGTGCAGCAGTGGCATTGTATCTACGGCATTAACCACGTCATTATCGGCAATCAAACCACCTCAACCCACTGGCGACAGCAGTTACAGACCCATTTGCCCGCAGCGGTCACCATTCACCCCGTGGATGAGCGCAACAGTACCCTTGTGGCTCGCGATCGCTATTGGCAGATCTTTCCGCCGCAGGGCTGGCAGCGACTAATTCCCCAAGGCTTACGACTCCCCCCCCGACCCATTGATGATATTGTGGCCATTGTGCTGCTGGAGCGCTACTGTGGTCATCGCCTTACGCTTCAAGAAGCATACGGTGGCTGA